GTAAATGCGGTACAAATTGCAGGGTATGATGCAACAGAAATGGCACAAGCAGCAAAAATAAATGTAGAGTATGGTGCTGAGATTATAGACATTAATATGGGTTGTCCTGCAAAAAAGGTAAACAAAAAAATGGCAGGCTCTGCTCTTTTGCGTGATCCTGGTCAGGTTGCTCGTATTCTAGAGGCAGTAGTGAGTGCAGTGAATGTCCCTGTTACATTGAAAATTAGAACAGGGTGGGATTTAGAGAATCAAAATTGTTTAGAAATTGCTAAAATTGCTGAACAAATGAATATATCTGCATTAACAATTCATGGAAGAACTCGTAGCTGTCTCTTTAAAGGAAACGCAGAATACGACAATATAAAGAAAGTGAAACAAACTGTGTCCATTCCTATTATTGCAAATGGAGACATTACCTCTGCACAGCAAGCAAAATCTGTTTTAGATTATACAGGTGCTGATGCAGTAATGATTGGAAGGGGCAGTTTTGGTCGTCCTTGGTTATTTAAAGAAATAGCCGATTTTGTAGAGTTTGGTCAAGTTACAACACTCTCATTAGATGAGAAAAACCAAACAATGCTAAAGCATATTGAAAGCCTTCATCAGTTTTATGGTGAACAAAAAGGTTATCGAATTGCCAGAAAGCACGTTGGTTGGTATGTTGAACAACTTTGCCCTAACTCTAGCTTTAAACGTACTTTTAATACATTAAGTTCAACAAAAGAACAACTTAATGCATTAGAAAGTTTTATTAAAAATTTAATTTTGGATAAGAAATAATGCTAGAACAACAACCACAACAAAATCCTTTAACGGTTGCAATGCTGAATGCTCAATCGCAACAAGTAAATAAACCGTTACGTGACAATGTAAAACAAGCACTAAAAAATTACCTTTCTCAATTAGATGGTCAAGATCCAACAGAATTATATGAATTAGTATTATCTGAAATTGAACATCCTATGTTAGATATGGTAATGCAGTTCACACGTGGAAATCAAACCAGAGCGGCAACAATTCTCGGTATTAACCGTGGAACATTACGTAAAAAATTAAAAAAATATGGTATGGGTTAATTTTAGCCATTATTACCAATAAAACATCAAAAACCTTGCCTTAAAAGCAAGGTTTTTTTATTTTGACTCCTCCCTCATTTTTCATTCCACAATATTTCGCTTTCATCGTTTAAATAATGTATTATTTCATTAATGCAGTAGTTTAAAAGGGTATAATATGATTTCAGAAATTTGGATCCAACGGTTTTTAGAAGGTCAAAAACGTGAAAAAGATCACCGCTCTCCTTACCAGCGTGATCGTGGGAGAATCTTACATTCAGAAGCATTTCGTTGTTTACAAGCAAAAACACAAATTCACGCAGTAGGAGAAAATGAATTTTATCGTACTCGCCTGACTCACTCTTTAGAAGTCGCACAAATTGGCAATAGCCTAAGAGCAAAGCTACTCAATGATTTAGACAGCTTTCAAGCGGTCACATCACCGCAAGAATTTGCAAATTTTCAACATAATCTTACCGCTTTATTGCCTTCTCGTAGCCTAATCGAATCGATTTGCTATATGCATGATATTGGACACCCTCCCTTTGGACACGGTGGTGAAACCGCATTAAATTACAAAATGCGAAACCACGGCGGTTTTGAAGGCAATGCTCAAACCTTTCGTATCGTCACTCACTTAGAGTCTTACACTCCAGATACAGGAATGAACTTAACACGCAGAGCATTATTAGGCGTACTAAAATATCCTGCTTTTTTAGATGAAACTCAACCACAACAATATACCAAAGTGAATGATAGCCGTTTTATTAATGCACATCATTTTAAAACCAGTAAAGGGGTTTATCGAGATGATGAAAAGATGTTTGACTGGGTCTTACAACCGCTTTCTGAAACAGATAAACAACGTTTTCGCTCAATTAACTATAGTGCAGATCCTTTTAAACCGAGTAAACCCATTTACAAATCATTAGATTGTAGCATTATGGAGCTTGCTGATGATATTGCTTATGCTGTTCACGATTTAGAAGATGCCATAGTAGTCGGTATGGTCACTCCCCGTTTTTGGGAATATGCAGAGCAGAAATTTCAACAATGCCAATCACTATGGATTAAAGACTTTCTTCCACAAATGAGAGAAAAATTGTTCTCCTACCATCGCTATGAGCGTAAAGATGTGATCGGCTCACTGGTCAATTATTTTATTACCAATGTACAATGGCATCTAAATGATGAATTTGAAGAGCCTTTACTTCGCTTTAATGCTATTTTACCGAGTGATGTTCTTGAAGTATTACAAGTGCTAAAAACATTTGTATTGAAATTTGTCATTATGGATGAAAAAACGCAACGAGTAGAATATAAAGGACAGCGTATTTTAATGGATATATTTGACATACTCAGTAGTGAACCATTACGTTTACTACCTTACTATATCCGCCAACAATGGAAAAATACCGAAGAATCAAAACGCCCTCGTATTATTTGTGATTATTTAGCCAGTATGTCTGATCGACAGGCTTTTAGGTTATATGAGTCACTCTAACCCTTTATAATAGCGGTAAGTTATTACTCACTTTTTACGAAAATTGAGAAAAAGCTTACTGCTTAGTGGCATTTATAAAAGGCTGATATAGATTAGCCCTTTAAAATCTTAAAGATGAAAATATAATAAAAACACATTTTTCACACTTATATCATTTTGCACATTCCTAAAAAATCTTACCGCTTATTCTTTTTTTATTATATAATTACGAAACAAAACTTAATTAAACCAAAATAAAACTTTTTATGTCAAAACGAAATACGCAACAGCGTCGTCATTTAATTGCTACTCTTGTTCAAGAACAAGGGGAAGTAAGTGTTGAGCAATTATCGGAACTGTTTGAAACCTCTGAAGTCACAATTCGTAAGGATTTAACGACACTTGAAGAAAGTGGTGTATTGTTGCGTCGTTATGGTGGTGCCATTAGAATCCCTTCTGAATTTATTGATGATCAACATATTGAATATATTTCGAAACAAAAGAAAGCAATTGCAAAATTGGCGGCAGGTTGTATTCGTGAGCATAATCGTATCATTATTGATAGCGGTAGTACGACTGGGGCGTTAATTCCTTATTTGAATCAAGCGGGGCTAGTTGTGATGACAAATTCCCTAACTCTCGCTTCTGAATTAACCGCATTAGAAATTGAACCGACTGTATTGATGACGGGCGGAACATGGGATGCTCGCTCAGAATCTTTTCAAGGAAAAGTCGCTGAAACTGCGTTGCGATCTTATGATTTTGACCAACTTTTTATTGGTGCTGATGGTTTAGATTTAACAAGAGGCACCACAACTTTTAATGAGTTAGTTGGACTTAGTCAGGTAATGGCGGAGGTTTCTCGTGAAGTCAATGTGATGATTGAATCACAGAAAATGGATAGAAAAATGCCAAATGTAGAATTAGTGTGGGATCAGATTGATCGTGTCATTACCGATAATCAAATTGACGTACAAGTAAAAAAAGAGCTTGAGCAAAAAGGGATTGAAGTCTTGGTTGCTCAAGTTTAATAATTTTAAATATAACAAATAAAGGAAAAGTAAAACTATGTGTGGAATAGTCGGTGCAGTAGCACAACGTGATGTGGCAGATATTTTAGTTGATGGGTTACACCGTTTAGAATATCGTGGTTATGATTCAGCAGGCGTAGCCGTACTTAATGCAACAACTAAAGAAATAAAAGTTGTTCGTCGAGTCGGTAAAGTAAAAGAATTGGAAAATGCTGTAGCTGAAAGTGAGGTAACAGGTGGAACTGGAATTGCTCATACTCGTTGGGCAACACACGGTGAACCAAGTGAAATGAATGCTCACCCACATCAAAGCGGTAAAATTACTGTGGTACATAATGGTATTATTGAAAATTATGAAGAACTACGTGTAGCATTAAAAGCGAAAGGCTATGAGTTTTTATCACAAACGGATACCGAAGTAATCGCTCACTTAGTAGAATGGGAATTACGCTCTTCAGAAACCTTACTAGAGGCAGTAAAGAAAACAGTTAAACAGCTACGTGGTGCTTATGGTGCGGTAGTAATGAATCAAGATGAACCAGAGCATTTGATTGTTGCTCGTTCAGGTAGCCCATTAGTCATTGGTTTAGGTGTAGGTGAAAACTTTATTGGTTCAGATCCTTTGGCACTATTGAGCGTTACCCACCGTTTTATCTATTTAGAAGAAGGCGATGTGGCTGAAATTACACGTAAAACAGTGGATATTTTTGATAGTGAAAATAATCCTGTAGTACGTGAAATTCACGAATCTCATTTTGAACAGGATGCAGCAGATAAGGGGCAATATCGCCACTATATGCAGAAGGAAATTTTTGAGCAGCCTGTTGCGATTATCAATACCCTCGAAGGGCGTATTACCAATGGTAAAGTAAATATTGACGCAATGGGGAAAAATGTCGATAAAATCTTGGAAAAAGTAGAACATATTCAAATTGTAGCTTGTGGTACCTCTTACAACGCTGGAATGGTGGCTCGTTATTGGTTTGAATCGATTGCGGGAGTAAGTTGTGATGTGGAAATTGCGTCTGAATTCCGTTATCGCAAATTTGTGACTCGTCCAAATAGTTTATTGATTACTTTATCACAATCAGGAGAAACCGCAGATACCTTAGCTGCATTACGTTTAGCGCAACAATCAGGTTTTATGTCTTCAATGGCCATTTGTAACGTAGCAAGTTCATCATTAGTGCGTGAATCTGACTTTGCCTTTATGACAAAAGCAGGCATAGAAATTGGTGTTGCGTCAACCAAAGCTTTTACTACACAATTAACTTGTTTATTACTATTAACGGCAGCAATCGGGCGTTTAAAAGGTACTGTAAGCGAAGAACAAGAAAAACAAATTGTGCAATCTTTACAACGATTACCTGCACAAATTGAAAGTGCCTTAGTCTTTGATAAAGAAATTGAAAAATTATCACAAGATTTCGCAGAAAAACATCATACCTTATTCTTAGGGCGTGGCGAGTTTTACCCAATCGCAATGGAATCAGCATTAAAATTAAAAGAGATTTCTTATATTCACGCAGAAGCTTACGCAGCAGGCGAACTAAAACACGGCCCATTAGCGTTAATTGATAGCGATATGCCAGTGGTGGTGGTTGCGCCTGAAAATGATTTATTAGAAAAAGTAAAATCTAATATTGAAGAAGTCAGCGCCAGAGGTGGACAACTTTATATTTTTGCTGATAAAGATGCAGGTTTTGTGAATGTAGATAACTTTAAAACAGTGGTTATGCCAAAAGTAGATAAAGTTACCGCTCCTATTTTTTACACCGTACCGTTACAGCTACTTTCTTATCATATCGCCTTAATTAAAGGGACAGATGTCGATCAGCCTCGTAACTTAGCGAAAGCGGTAACCGTTGAGTAATAAATAATTGGTTGAATAATTAACCATACTAAGCGGTACGATGAATACAAAAATTTGCAAATTTTAGTTTGTATTATTCGTACTGCTTTTTTTATCTTGATGAATTTTCCATAGCATTCTGGCATCTAAATTTGATGAAGATACCATAGTCAAAAAGACGGCTGCACCAAAGAATACCGCAGCACTTCCTACGGAAAAGCTAATAATTTGTCCCCTCTCTACTAGTGACATCATTAGTGCTAATACAAATAAATCCAACATTGACCAACGTCCCACAAAATGCACATAGTGTAATAATTTCATTTGAATATTAATATTGTGAGCCCAACGATAATGAATCGCTAATAATAGATACAAAATAATCGCCACTTTACTAAAAGGAACTGCGATACTCGCAATAAACACTATGGCTGCTACAGTATAGCTTCC
This DNA window, taken from Pasteurella skyensis, encodes the following:
- the dusB gene encoding tRNA dihydrouridine synthase DusB, yielding MRIGQYELKNRIFLAPMAGITDLPFRRLCSQFGAGLTFSEMMSTNPDVWHTEKSKLRLAHHNDIGVNAVQIAGYDATEMAQAAKINVEYGAEIIDINMGCPAKKVNKKMAGSALLRDPGQVARILEAVVSAVNVPVTLKIRTGWDLENQNCLEIAKIAEQMNISALTIHGRTRSCLFKGNAEYDNIKKVKQTVSIPIIANGDITSAQQAKSVLDYTGADAVMIGRGSFGRPWLFKEIADFVEFGQVTTLSLDEKNQTMLKHIESLHQFYGEQKGYRIARKHVGWYVEQLCPNSSFKRTFNTLSSTKEQLNALESFIKNLILDKK
- the fis gene encoding DNA-binding transcriptional regulator Fis, whose protein sequence is MLEQQPQQNPLTVAMLNAQSQQVNKPLRDNVKQALKNYLSQLDGQDPTELYELVLSEIEHPMLDMVMQFTRGNQTRAATILGINRGTLRKKLKKYGMG
- a CDS encoding anti-phage deoxyguanosine triphosphatase — its product is MISEIWIQRFLEGQKREKDHRSPYQRDRGRILHSEAFRCLQAKTQIHAVGENEFYRTRLTHSLEVAQIGNSLRAKLLNDLDSFQAVTSPQEFANFQHNLTALLPSRSLIESICYMHDIGHPPFGHGGETALNYKMRNHGGFEGNAQTFRIVTHLESYTPDTGMNLTRRALLGVLKYPAFLDETQPQQYTKVNDSRFINAHHFKTSKGVYRDDEKMFDWVLQPLSETDKQRFRSINYSADPFKPSKPIYKSLDCSIMELADDIAYAVHDLEDAIVVGMVTPRFWEYAEQKFQQCQSLWIKDFLPQMREKLFSYHRYERKDVIGSLVNYFITNVQWHLNDEFEEPLLRFNAILPSDVLEVLQVLKTFVLKFVIMDEKTQRVEYKGQRILMDIFDILSSEPLRLLPYYIRQQWKNTEESKRPRIICDYLASMSDRQAFRLYESL
- a CDS encoding DeoR/GlpR family DNA-binding transcription regulator, with translation MSKRNTQQRRHLIATLVQEQGEVSVEQLSELFETSEVTIRKDLTTLEESGVLLRRYGGAIRIPSEFIDDQHIEYISKQKKAIAKLAAGCIREHNRIIIDSGSTTGALIPYLNQAGLVVMTNSLTLASELTALEIEPTVLMTGGTWDARSESFQGKVAETALRSYDFDQLFIGADGLDLTRGTTTFNELVGLSQVMAEVSREVNVMIESQKMDRKMPNVELVWDQIDRVITDNQIDVQVKKELEQKGIEVLVAQV
- the glmS gene encoding glutamine--fructose-6-phosphate transaminase (isomerizing), which translates into the protein MCGIVGAVAQRDVADILVDGLHRLEYRGYDSAGVAVLNATTKEIKVVRRVGKVKELENAVAESEVTGGTGIAHTRWATHGEPSEMNAHPHQSGKITVVHNGIIENYEELRVALKAKGYEFLSQTDTEVIAHLVEWELRSSETLLEAVKKTVKQLRGAYGAVVMNQDEPEHLIVARSGSPLVIGLGVGENFIGSDPLALLSVTHRFIYLEEGDVAEITRKTVDIFDSENNPVVREIHESHFEQDAADKGQYRHYMQKEIFEQPVAIINTLEGRITNGKVNIDAMGKNVDKILEKVEHIQIVACGTSYNAGMVARYWFESIAGVSCDVEIASEFRYRKFVTRPNSLLITLSQSGETADTLAALRLAQQSGFMSSMAICNVASSSLVRESDFAFMTKAGIEIGVASTKAFTTQLTCLLLLTAAIGRLKGTVSEEQEKQIVQSLQRLPAQIESALVFDKEIEKLSQDFAEKHHTLFLGRGEFYPIAMESALKLKEISYIHAEAYAAGELKHGPLALIDSDMPVVVVAPENDLLEKVKSNIEEVSARGGQLYIFADKDAGFVNVDNFKTVVMPKVDKVTAPIFYTVPLQLLSYHIALIKGTDVDQPRNLAKAVTVE